A portion of the Kwoniella newhampshirensis strain CBS 13917 chromosome 1, whole genome shotgun sequence genome contains these proteins:
- a CDS encoding uroporphyrinogen decarboxylase, which translates to MTQYTIPKLSLSSTWKDIDFPPLKNDLLLRAAKGEETERAPVWVMRQAGRYLPEFMAVRKDHSFFECCQTPSLASKLTLQPIDRYPNLDASIIFCDILVVPQAMGMEVLMEPLRGPVLPDPLVTPADFRKLRQDVDVQKELGYLFEAITMTRKGLDGRVPLIGFCGAPWTLMAYMCEGGGSKTFEKSKSWLYKYPEESKALLRRIADVCADLLVGQVLAGAQMLQVFDSWAGELTPYQFKTFALPALHHISHKVRYCLESLGHPGVAITLFAKGANAPSTFSLLADPAVTGYDTLGLDWTVDPVEVRSIVGKKVNLQGNFDPTVLYGGKEGIEREVERASKRWLQAGGGWIANLGHGITPNVKPEDMGWFLECVHKYSKRE; encoded by the exons ATGACACAATACACTATCCCAAAACTGTCTCTGTCCTCCACATGGAAGGATATCGacttccctcctctcaaGAATGACCTGCTGTTGAGAGCAGCAaagggggaagagacggaaCGAGCGCCCGTCTGGGTCATGAGGCAGGCAGGCAGGTATCTgcctg AATTCATGGCAGTCCGAAAAGACCACTCGTTCTTCGAGTGTTGTCAGACCCCATCGCTAGCCTCGAAACTCACCTTACAGCCCATCGATCGATACCCGAACCTCGACgcctcgatcatcttctgtgATATCCTCGTCGTCCCCCAAGCGATGGGCATGGAGGTCCTGATGGAACCTCTCCGAGGACCTGTCCTTCCCGATCCACTCGTCACTCCTGCCGATTTCAGGAAACTACGTCAAGACGTCGATGTCCAGAAGGAACTGGGATATCTCTTCGAAGCTATCACTATGACGAGAAAAGGGTTGGATGGAAGAGTCCCCCTGATAGGATTCTGTGGTGCGCCTTGGACGCTAATGGCCTATATGTGTGAGGGTGGAGGGAGTAAGACGTTCGAGAAGAGTAAAAGCTGGTTGTACAAGTATCCAGAGGAGAGTAAGGCTTTACTCAGGAGAATCGCGGACGTCTGTGCGGATCTTTTAGTGGGACAAGTCCTCGCCGGTGCTCAG ATGCTTCAAGTGTTCGACTCATGGGCTGGTGAACTCACACCTTACCAATTCAAGACCTTTGCTCTTCCCGCTCTCCATCACATCTCACACAAAGTGCGATACTGCCTCGAATCGCTCGGCCATCCCGGCGTCGCAATCACCCTTTTCGCCAAAGGTGCCAATGCCCCATCtaccttctctctcctcgccGATCCCGCCGTGACGGGATACGACACGCTCGGTCTGGACTGGACCGTCGACCCTGTTGAGGTCCGCTCGATTGTCGGCAAAAAGGTCAACCTCCAAGGTAATTTCGATCCGACAGTCCTGTATGGTGGTAAAGAAGGGATTGAAAGGGAAGTCGAAAGGGCAAGTAAGAGATGGTTGCAggctggaggtggatggatTGCGAATCTGGGTCACGGAATCACGCCGAATGTCAAGCCAGAAGACATGGGTTGGTTCCTGGAATGTGTGCACAAGTATTCCAAGAGGGAGTAA